The following is a genomic window from Anopheles aquasalis chromosome 3, idAnoAquaMG_Q_19, whole genome shotgun sequence.
CAGGTCCATTACTTCCTGTAATCGTTTCCGCCAGCCACTCCACCGTCGTCGCTTCATTCCTTCCTGCCCTCGAGTTGTGCTTATGCGCGATCATGCTTCATGCTTCTCTCCTTTATGGCCCTCCCCATCCCACCTGCGCCTGCGTGTACTCGCGTTTTGTAAGTAATACTGATCACAGATTGTTACGTGCACTGCCCCGTCTATAGATGCCAACCATCATTATGTACCATGCCACCAGGGAAGCTTCCCGCACATCATCTCACATGACAATCTCATTTATATCGATCCTTGCTCCTCCTTTTGCTGGTGCCGGGAACCGTCATGGCCGTGTAACAACGGCATTCATAATGTCCTATCGTAATGGAATCGCTGCTAAGGATCGATAAcgttcgggggggggggggggggggtaaaatAGTTTTTCTGGACTTGATCTACTTTTGATTCGTTTCGCTGTGTCGactgctgctcatcgtcgCCCTTGCTACTCTCATAAATACGTTACATCTTGTCAAAGGACGAagcgagcagaagaagaggaggatggGAGGAGCGTAAGTGTGACGATGGGTAGTTAAGTAAATtgggaaatttaaaaaatagaacaaacaaTCGCACAGCTATGCtgtgtgagaaaaaaaaaccaacaagtGCAATCTGGCGCCATTCTGGCCCTTCACCAGCTTAAGCCGGAATGGGTGCTTGTTCGTAGAAATCGGGCTCATCCTCGGCACCTTCGTTCGGTTGGCTTCCGTCCAGCTGTAACGATAAAAGAGGGATAACATTGTGATTTAGTATACGCTGAACTGATTAGCAGGCGGGCATTGAGTAATTACCGCACGCAGCTCGAGTGGCGAGAAGATCTTCTCCAGCATGTGGCGTGTCGGTACCATCATAATCAGGAAGAAGGGTAGCGCCAGTGAGAAGGGAGAGGACTTTACGGCCCACAGCATCGCTAGAGCGAGCACTTGCACCGTTGTGAACAGATGCATCTTCCATGTTGGCACACGGCGCACAAACGGAACCTGCGGGTAGTGCTTCAACGGCACCAGATACAACCGCAATCTGGAAGAAGCgtcaaagaagaagaagaagaagaagttagTAACGCAGAGAGTAAAAGGTAGCTTGGTTTGGTTAGTACCTTTCAAATAATTGAACTCCGGACATAGAAGCTATACCCATGTACAGGAACACCCCGAAAAGGACCGAAATAGGGATTAACCGGAGAATCGGAGCCATGGTTACCGATAGGCCGACCAGCAGCGATACAAACAGACCGGACACGCGCTGCTCCTTCACATCCGTGATGTGTGGTGCCTCTCCAGGGGCATGTGTTCTGTGGAAATGAAAGAGGAGTCTCGTTAGATGGTGATCACCGATTCCCGGGGAAGATCCAACTGACCGTGACATAATCGTGACAGCAGAAACGTGCGTGACCGAACGCACGGTAGCAGCACAGTGCCACGGCATCCCAAACAGACCGCACAGCGTGTTGAGgaagcacagcagcacaatGTCCAGATGAAGTCCCGAGCCCTTCTTCAATCCCCGCTCCGGCTTGTCGACGATCAGCTCCGAAATGTGCGTCTCCATGAAGATCAGAATGTAAACGAGCAGGGCGGGCACACCGGCAGCGAACGGTACCCAGCCGGGCACACCACCGAGTGGAATGAGCCAACCGCGCTGCGTCGTATCGCTCGGTGAAAGACCCTCCGGTACACTCAGCTTCTCCGTGTAGACCTGCGGGATCGAGTAGTCGAACAGGACGAACAGTGCGATCGAGATCGGCACTCCAAAGTCACCGAGCGCACGGCGTGCATTGCGACCGAGGATGCGCGAGTTACGGAACAGCTTCAAATAGTAGGCCAATCCGAACGTGCCGAGTGTGAGTATGGTACAGAAGAGGGCCGTGTTCGGTTGGTTCTTGGGGCCAATCGCATCGAACGGTGGGATTAATCCTTCCAGAGCTGGCTGTACGCTCGCAGTCACATTCGCCAACGTTACGTTGACCGCGGTAGTTAGGCTTTCGGCCAGCAGATCCGTTACCGAGTCCGTCGTTGTGTCGTTGCcctcgctggcactggcatACGGTTCCGGAAATGGTGTCGGAATCGTGAGGTTCTGATAGTTGTACTCCGCAAGCAGTGGATGTCGGCCGTACACGTAAACCAGCTTCATGATCGTTTCAACGATGAAAATCAGTGAGATGAGCGCAGAGAAGATCTCCTGCGTAAAGCGCGTAAACAGCCGCACATAAACGCTTCCCTCGAAGGCGGACACGACCAGCGCGATGATGGCAAGCCAACAGCCAACGTACACCCGCACCGTGAGGAAGCTGAAGTTGTTCGAGATGCAGAACTGATTCAGGGCTTCATCGAACAGGAGCAACGGTCCGGTCGTGCCAACGATGACCAGTGGTTGACCGGCGAGCGCATGGAACACGATGCCCACCATCGAGGCGGCAACGAGCGTCTCCGAGATGCCGATCAGATTGTGCGTCTTGTCCGACGACAGCCCACCGAACGTGATGGCCGTCGAGAGGGCGGCAAAGTACATGAAGATCGTGGCCGCGAACGTTTCCGAGTTGAGCCCGTCCAGGATGTCGCTCTTGTACATCGGATAGCGGCGCTTGACGTCGTTGATTAAACCACCCCACAGTCGGTGCGTCTTTTCCAGCGGATTCTGCTTGGGTTTCTTGCCATCACCCTGATCTCCGGCGGCGCCACCACTGGCCGCTGCTTCGAGCAGCTTTTTCTCCTCTTCGCTCGTCAGCAGCGCACCgggttgctgtttgctgcggTTCCGTTCGTCCAGTGCTTTCTTCTTGCGCATCCGGATCATGTCGCTCTTCGCTTTCAGCTCCTCGAACGGGAGCAGCGCCTGCCGTTCCCATTTGCCCGGTGGCAGCACGATCGAGTCATCGAGGAACTCGTTGATGGCGGACAGGAGTTCGCGCCGATCGTCCGCCTTGTAGGCGATGTCGTGGAAGTGCTCGTTCGACATGAGCGTCGCGATGGAGCGACCGACCTCGTGGTAGTCGAGCTGTGCTCGCTGTGGCCCTAGCAGGATGAACAGGAAGCGCACCGGGATCGGTACCTCGGTGATGCTGGGCATCGGGATGCCTTCGGCCAACCGGACGAACGCGATCGTCGGTTGCTCGAGGAAGTCGACGGCACCGACCAGTACGGTCGTTGCTTCCGCACCTTCCGGGATGCGCTTCAAGATCGATTCCTTCTGTTGCGTGCGCATCTTGATGTCCTCCTGGGACGAGGTGTACGTTTCCTCCACGTTGATGCGCGTCTCACCACCatggctaccaccaccgtgtcCATTAATCTCGGACGAAGGAACAATCCGTGGCTTCTTATCATCCACACTCTGAAGCGGGCGAAAAATGGTTGAGAAAACTCATATTAGAACATGTGCTGTTGTATGGGAATAGTAGGGGAGCAAGGGGACAAGGGTGGCGTTAGGCTAGAGAAGAACGCACCACCCTCCAAGGGTTTAGGAATAACGGaatcaataaataaaagtcAAAGGTCAAAGCTAACACTAAatacaaacgaaacgaacgcaTACTTTCAACGGCAACACAAGcggggaaaaataaaaaagcgatGGATAAGAATAATTaactaaaaaaaaccaaaaccattaaCCGTGGAATGTGGAGTTAGTAAGTGGAAAGCTAACGggtgcaaaacgaaaacatctAATAAGACtaagaaaattgtaaaaacactaaattaAAAGAgctaaaatcataaaacaaccCAAAGAAACAAtgggaaaacatgaaaactcATCTATTAATACGGTCAAACGTAAGGAAATTATAAGAAAACAATCGTTAGCGGTCGTAGCTGCACCGAATACGATGTACAACTGCAAACTGCAGGCTAAGCACATGCCAACAGAGGGTAAAGGCAATCGCAAGGGGCAATTCTATCATGCAGCTAACCGGGCGTGTTCTCTAAGGCTCGCCTGGATCTCCCATATTGACCCACTTCAACGTACAGCACATCCACAGACATATAGCACTAACTttcggtttccttttcctttcgtaaCAAAATTacaaagaaaggaagcaagaaAACGGAAAGACACAAGACAGTGGTGGATTATCAGCGGACAGGTGTCCACCACAACGTTCCGTCCCTGCCTTGCGGTGcagtgctgtgtgctgtgtgcggtCTTGCCCTTAAGCCTAAGTATTCACTTAATTCCCGCTTGAAGTGGGGAGCAAACGTATATAGATTATTAATTGATTTACAACTGTCAGCGATTGGGGTGAGTGAGATCGTCGCATACCAACGGCACTGGTGACCGTGGTAAGGGTGGTCACCGGTGCAACCGGTCCGCCGCCACTCTCCTCCAGGCTGCTGGACCGTTTGCTGCGATCGCTGGCCGAatggcgttgatgatggtgctgctgctgctgctgctgctggtggtgagacCGTTGCGCTGGCTGGTACCGGGAGGACAGATTCGGACTCTGCCCGTACACCGAGCTCGGATGAAGGGAGGACGGTGGACTGAGCGTGTGGCTTGGTGTTGGGCTGACAAACGAGTTGAGCCGCCGAACACCGACAATcacctcgccaccaccattaccagcgTTTACTTCTTCCGCTCGTAACGATAAGGACTTTTGGGTGCAGTTtgagttttcgtttttcgatcCAAAAGCGGTTGTGAAACGgtaaattgaaaatgcaaGAAACAAACTTTACATCACAGCTTCCCACACTGATCCCTGTGACCTTCTGTGATTCCAATGGAGGAGCTAATGATGCTCTACAATGTGGAACGAATGATCTGTGATCTGTGCATGAGCGTCACTGTGGGCTGTGGACTTATGTTCGCGTGATTTGGGGGTATTGTTTGGCGCACGATGGGGACAATGTCTTGTAATAATAACAGCTTTACTTCCTCTTCCTTGATTACATACATagccacacaaacagagaTACGTTCACATATATCCTTATCGGCAACAGTAATACACCGAGAAAGCGTTGCATTGTGCACGAATAGCACGAGAAACCTTTTTCCGAAGCcacttgggggggggggggggggggggtaaagtAGTTACAAAGAAGAGGACGTAGGACGCCGACGGTGGTTTATTACCGATTGCGAGGGGTTAGTGTGCGTGTTAGTGTCAGTTTCGATGATAAACACCAAGTGTTCCATGCTACGATCATGTATACGAAAGGCTAGGTTCtaaaaaagtaaagaaagaaTTACAAACGAAACAGGAAACCCAATAGGAATGGCGGTTGATGGCACTGGCCGGCAGGAAGCAGAACATGAATCATTAACCACGGAATCAATTTGCCTTAATCATGCACTAGTGGCGCAGCGCTGAAGGTAACGAAGGTCCTTGAACGCGACATCCATCATCCAACGCCCGCCCCGCCGGGGAAAGGGCCAAAGGATGACCTCATTTTAATGAATAATGACCGTTCTGCTTCCGCCTGCGCCTTGGGCAACAACAGTTAATAAGGCCGGGGAATGAGGGAATGTACAGGATGATTCCGATGGTTGTGTGCAGTGAGGGTGTATGTGCGTTTGTGCGTTAGATAAATGATCATCTAGAGAGATGGGATGGCACACGTGCGACGCGTCACTCACCTGAAGGCTGGTATAGCTGCTGTACTTTCGCTTCGGTCCGAAGGAGAACCCACCGTGCGAGCTTTCGTTGACGTGGCGATGGCGCAGAAGGAGCGCTCGCATAATGACCGGCTTATCGTCCTCGTGGATCAGCTCATCGACCACCATCTGAATGAGGAACGGGAGGGTATGGGAAGTGAGTGTTGCCATGACGCATTCAACACGGA
Proteins encoded in this region:
- the LOC126574638 gene encoding anion exchange protein 2 isoform X4, whose translation is MSRRDNNVRKLSFLGFNTKETSNDDPNEVHLDDEIERVFGTSSVEKERFELNRLQDDVILDNSPLKYDEAHRVPGAGGGDAADPDTGGNSDRAVHGSSNTSSAASNVTAANGRTAKPQAVGAGGRSATTSPPTSPISFSSKSEATDTKPSAANSTTLADNTSNDFSETVHDEPIVDQGTTQGEQWDTNARRNVHFDKDKAAHFQGLPLEDTNEERRRRTERHHPHKSRKFSLQEYHPEWRRQSGAEGGPTGRRVSVQPEDATLQEADIDELTSHRSDDPRALRRHKVSQAQATSSVVNINRKEAGVPLAQLLPSTKYKKLYDHSPHEVFVQLDELTGSGEEREWKETARWIKYEEDVEEGADRWGRPHVASLSFHSLLNLRRCLETGVVLMDLEEKDLPSVAYRIVEQMVVDELIHEDDKPVIMRALLLRHRHVNESSHGGFSFGPKRKYSSYTSLQSVDDKKPRIVPSSEINGHGGGSHGGETRINVEETYTSSQEDIKMRTQQKESILKRIPEGAEATTVLVGAVDFLEQPTIAFVRLAEGIPMPSITEVPIPVRFLFILLGPQRAQLDYHEVGRSIATLMSNEHFHDIAYKADDRRELLSAINEFLDDSIVLPPGKWERQALLPFEELKAKSDMIRMRKKKALDERNRSKQQPGALLTSEEEKKLLEAAASGGAAGDQGDGKKPKQNPLEKTHRLWGGLINDVKRRYPMYKSDILDGLNSETFAATIFMYFAALSTAITFGGLSSDKTHNLIGISETLVAASMVGIVFHALAGQPLVIVGTTGPLLLFDEALNQFCISNNFSFLTVRVYVGCWLAIIALVVSAFEGSVYVRLFTRFTQEIFSALISLIFIVETIMKLVYVYGRHPLLAEYNYQNLTIPTPFPEPYASASEGNDTTTDSVTDLLAESLTTAVNVTLANVTASVQPALEGLIPPFDAIGPKNQPNTALFCTILTLGTFGLAYYLKLFRNSRILGRNARRALGDFGVPISIALFVLFDYSIPQVYTEKLSVPEGLSPSDTTQRGWLIPLGGVPGWVPFAAGVPALLVYILIFMETHISELIVDKPERGLKKGSGLHLDIVLLCFLNTLCGLFGMPWHCAATVRSVTHVSAVTIMSRTHAPGEAPHITDVKEQRVSGLFVSLLVGLSVTMAPILRLIPISVLFGVFLYMGIASMSGVQLFERLRLYLVPLKHYPQVPFVRRVPTWKMHLFTTVQVLALAMLWAVKSSPFSLALPFFLIMMVPTRHMLEKIFSPLELRALDGSQPNEGAEDEPDFYEQAPIPA
- the LOC126574638 gene encoding anion exchange protein 2 isoform X3, with translation MSRRDNNVRKLSFLGFNTKETSNDDPNEVHLDDEIERVFGTSSVEKERFELNRLQDDVILDNSPLKYDEAHRVPGAGGGDAADPDTGGNSDRAVHGSSNTSSAASNVTAANGRTAKPQAVGAGGRSATTSPPTSPISFSSKSEATDTKPSAANSTTLADNTSNDFSETVHDEPIVDQGTTQGEQWDTNARRNVHFDKDKAAHFQGLPLEDTNEERRRRTERQQVQQGKPVRSRRRHHPHKSRKFSLQEYHPEWRRQSGAEGGPTGRRVSVQPEDATLQEADIDELTSHRSDDPRALRRHKVSQAQATSSVVNINRKEAGVPLAQLLPSTKYKKLYDHSPHEVFVQLDELTGSGEEREWKETARWIKYEEDVEEGADRWGRPHVASLSFHSLLNLRRCLETGVVLMDLEEKDLPSVAYRIVEQMVVDELIHEDDKPVIMRALLLRHRHVNESSHGGFSFGPKRKYSSYTSLQSVDDKKPRIVPSSEINGHGGGSHGGETRINVEETYTSSQEDIKMRTQQKESILKRIPEGAEATTVLVGAVDFLEQPTIAFVRLAEGIPMPSITEVPIPVRFLFILLGPQRAQLDYHEVGRSIATLMSNEHFHDIAYKADDRRELLSAINEFLDDSIVLPPGKWERQALLPFEELKAKSDMIRMRKKKALDERNRSKQQPGALLTSEEEKKLLEAAASGGAAGDQGDGKKPKQNPLEKTHRLWGGLINDVKRRYPMYKSDILDGLNSETFAATIFMYFAALSTAITFGGLSSDKTHNLIGISETLVAASMVGIVFHALAGQPLVIVGTTGPLLLFDEALNQFCISNNFSFLTVRVYVGCWLAIIALVVSAFEGSVYVRLFTRFTQEIFSALISLIFIVETIMKLVYVYGRHPLLAEYNYQNLTIPTPFPEPYASASEGNDTTTDSVTDLLAESLTTAVNVTLANVTASVQPALEGLIPPFDAIGPKNQPNTALFCTILTLGTFGLAYYLKLFRNSRILGRNARRALGDFGVPISIALFVLFDYSIPQVYTEKLSVPEGLSPSDTTQRGWLIPLGGVPGWVPFAAGVPALLVYILIFMETHISELIVDKPERGLKKGSGLHLDIVLLCFLNTLCGLFGMPWHCAATVRSVTHVSAVTIMSRTHAPGEAPHITDVKEQRVSGLFVSLLVGLSVTMAPILRLIPISVLFGVFLYMGIASMSGVQLFERLRLYLVPLKHYPQVPFVRRVPTWKMHLFTTVQVLALAMLWAVKSSPFSLALPFFLIMMVPTRHMLEKIFSPLELRALDGSQPNEGAEDEPDFYEQAPIPA
- the LOC126574638 gene encoding anion exchange protein 3 isoform X1, which gives rise to MSRRDNNVRKLSFLGFNTKETSNDDPNEVHLDDEIERVFGTSSVEKERFELNRLQDDVILDNSPLKYDEAHRVPGAGGGDAADPDTGGNSDRAVHGSSNTSSAASNVTAANGRTAKPQAVGAGGRSATTSPPTSPISFSSKSEATDTKPSAANSTTLADNTSNDFSETVHDEPIVDQGTTQGEQWDTNARRNVHFDKDKAAHFQGLPLEDTNEERRRRTERQQVQQGKPVRSRRRHHPHKSRKFSLQEYHPEWRRQSGAEGGPTGRRVSVQPEDATLQEADIDELTSHRSDDPRALRRHKVSQAQATSSVVNINRKEAGVPLAQLLPSTKYKKLYDHSPHEVFVQLDELTGSGEEREWKETARWIKYEEDVEEGADRWGRPHVASLSFHSLLNLRRCLETGVVLMDLEEKDLPSVAYRIVEQMVVDELIHEDDKPVIMRALLLRHRHVNESSHGGFSFGPKRKYSSYTSLQSLSLRAEEVNAGNGGGEVIVGVRRLNSFVSPTPSHTLSPPSSLHPSSVYGQSPNLSSRYQPAQRSHHQQQQQQQHHHQRHSASDRSKRSSSLEESGGGPVAPVTTLTTVTSAVGMRRSHSPQSLTVSVDDKKPRIVPSSEINGHGGGSHGGETRINVEETYTSSQEDIKMRTQQKESILKRIPEGAEATTVLVGAVDFLEQPTIAFVRLAEGIPMPSITEVPIPVRFLFILLGPQRAQLDYHEVGRSIATLMSNEHFHDIAYKADDRRELLSAINEFLDDSIVLPPGKWERQALLPFEELKAKSDMIRMRKKKALDERNRSKQQPGALLTSEEEKKLLEAAASGGAAGDQGDGKKPKQNPLEKTHRLWGGLINDVKRRYPMYKSDILDGLNSETFAATIFMYFAALSTAITFGGLSSDKTHNLIGISETLVAASMVGIVFHALAGQPLVIVGTTGPLLLFDEALNQFCISNNFSFLTVRVYVGCWLAIIALVVSAFEGSVYVRLFTRFTQEIFSALISLIFIVETIMKLVYVYGRHPLLAEYNYQNLTIPTPFPEPYASASEGNDTTTDSVTDLLAESLTTAVNVTLANVTASVQPALEGLIPPFDAIGPKNQPNTALFCTILTLGTFGLAYYLKLFRNSRILGRNARRALGDFGVPISIALFVLFDYSIPQVYTEKLSVPEGLSPSDTTQRGWLIPLGGVPGWVPFAAGVPALLVYILIFMETHISELIVDKPERGLKKGSGLHLDIVLLCFLNTLCGLFGMPWHCAATVRSVTHVSAVTIMSRTHAPGEAPHITDVKEQRVSGLFVSLLVGLSVTMAPILRLIPISVLFGVFLYMGIASMSGVQLFERLRLYLVPLKHYPQVPFVRRVPTWKMHLFTTVQVLALAMLWAVKSSPFSLALPFFLIMMVPTRHMLEKIFSPLELRALDGSQPNEGAEDEPDFYEQAPIPA
- the LOC126574638 gene encoding anion exchange protein 3 isoform X2 — translated: MSRRDNNVRKLSFLGFNTKETSNDDPNEVHLDDEIERVFGTSSVEKERFELNRLQDDVILDNSPLKYDEAHRVPGAGGGDAADPDTGGNSDRAVHGSSNTSSAASNVTAANGRTAKPQAVGAGGRSATTSPPTSPISFSSKSEATDTKPSAANSTTLADNTSNDFSETVHDEPIVDQGTTQGEQWDTNARRNVHFDKDKAAHFQGLPLEDTNEERRRRTERHHPHKSRKFSLQEYHPEWRRQSGAEGGPTGRRVSVQPEDATLQEADIDELTSHRSDDPRALRRHKVSQAQATSSVVNINRKEAGVPLAQLLPSTKYKKLYDHSPHEVFVQLDELTGSGEEREWKETARWIKYEEDVEEGADRWGRPHVASLSFHSLLNLRRCLETGVVLMDLEEKDLPSVAYRIVEQMVVDELIHEDDKPVIMRALLLRHRHVNESSHGGFSFGPKRKYSSYTSLQSLSLRAEEVNAGNGGGEVIVGVRRLNSFVSPTPSHTLSPPSSLHPSSVYGQSPNLSSRYQPAQRSHHQQQQQQQHHHQRHSASDRSKRSSSLEESGGGPVAPVTTLTTVTSAVGMRRSHSPQSLTVSVDDKKPRIVPSSEINGHGGGSHGGETRINVEETYTSSQEDIKMRTQQKESILKRIPEGAEATTVLVGAVDFLEQPTIAFVRLAEGIPMPSITEVPIPVRFLFILLGPQRAQLDYHEVGRSIATLMSNEHFHDIAYKADDRRELLSAINEFLDDSIVLPPGKWERQALLPFEELKAKSDMIRMRKKKALDERNRSKQQPGALLTSEEEKKLLEAAASGGAAGDQGDGKKPKQNPLEKTHRLWGGLINDVKRRYPMYKSDILDGLNSETFAATIFMYFAALSTAITFGGLSSDKTHNLIGISETLVAASMVGIVFHALAGQPLVIVGTTGPLLLFDEALNQFCISNNFSFLTVRVYVGCWLAIIALVVSAFEGSVYVRLFTRFTQEIFSALISLIFIVETIMKLVYVYGRHPLLAEYNYQNLTIPTPFPEPYASASEGNDTTTDSVTDLLAESLTTAVNVTLANVTASVQPALEGLIPPFDAIGPKNQPNTALFCTILTLGTFGLAYYLKLFRNSRILGRNARRALGDFGVPISIALFVLFDYSIPQVYTEKLSVPEGLSPSDTTQRGWLIPLGGVPGWVPFAAGVPALLVYILIFMETHISELIVDKPERGLKKGSGLHLDIVLLCFLNTLCGLFGMPWHCAATVRSVTHVSAVTIMSRTHAPGEAPHITDVKEQRVSGLFVSLLVGLSVTMAPILRLIPISVLFGVFLYMGIASMSGVQLFERLRLYLVPLKHYPQVPFVRRVPTWKMHLFTTVQVLALAMLWAVKSSPFSLALPFFLIMMVPTRHMLEKIFSPLELRALDGSQPNEGAEDEPDFYEQAPIPA